The DNA sequence CCGTTCCCGTCGGCGTGGCCGTTGCGGCCCGGGCGCCGGAATCCGCCGCCGGTGCGCAGCTTGACGGTCTGGTCGCCGCCGTTGCGCGCCACCATGCGCTGTTTGATCGGCTGGCAGCCGCTGAACGCCAGCGGATCGGCGACCGTGACGGTCTTGGGTGCCAGCGTCTTCATCCGGGCCGCGGATTTCACCATGCCGCGCAGGTCGGCGCCCGACGGTCCGAGCGCCGAGATGTCGTCGGGGATGATCACCAGATCGTCGATCTGCACCTTGGGCAGCGGCTTCTCGAAGTCCACCGACGGCAGGATCCGGTCCAGCCACGCGGGCAGCCACCAGTTCCACTGGTCGAACATCGCCATCAGTGCGGGCACCAGCACCAGTCGCACGATCGTGGCGTCGACCGCGATCGCCACCGCGCACGCCACCCCGAGCTGCGCGACCAGCGGCATCCCGGCGAAAGCGAAACCGATGAACACCGCGATCATGATCAGTGCCGCGCTGGTGATGGTGCGGGCGCTGGTGCTCACACCGTAGGCCACCGCGTCGCGGGTGTTGCCGGTCTGCAGGAAGCGCTCCCGGATCCGGGTCAGCAGGAAGATCTCGTAGTCCATCGACAGCCCGAACGTCATCGCCAGCACCAGCGGCGGGATCGTGCTGTCCAGCGAGGGGATGCGTTCGAAGCCGAGCGGTTCGAGCCAGCCCCACTGGAACACGGCGACGAGGCTGCCGTAGGCGGCGGCGACCGACAGCACGGTCATCAGCACACCCTTGAGCGCGAGGAACACCGACCGGATCGAGATCAGCAGCATCAGGAACGCGATCAGCGAGACGAAGCCGAACACCAGCGGCTGGGTCTGGGAGACCCGGTCGTCGAAGTCCTTGATCAACGCGGTCGGCCCGCCCACGTCGACGGAGACGTTCGGCCCCGCGGCCGACGGCAGGTTGGCGCGCATCCAGTCGACGGTCTCGCGGGCGCCCATGTCCTCGGGGTCGACGGTGAGCACCGCCGACAGCAGCGCGCTGCGGCCGTCGTCGCCGAACACCGCCGGCGAGACCGATGCGACGTTGGGCGCCTCGGTCATCTCCGCCCGCACCGCGTCGAGCGTCGGCTCCTTACCGGCCGTCGAGCCGGTCCCGGAATCCCCGTCGGGGAACGTCACCAGCACCCGCACCGGGCCGAGCGCCCCCGGGCCCAGCGCCTCGGCGGCGGCGTTGACGCCGCCGCGGATCTCGTGGGTCGGCTCGAACTGCCGCTGCATGCTGTTGCCGAGCACCATCATCCAGGCCGGTGCGGCCATGCTCAGCAGCACGACGGTCGCCGCGGTCGCCGCCACCCACGGCCGCCGCATCACCCAGCCGGTCCAGCGGGTCCAGAACCGGGACTGCGTGGTGTCGGGTCTGCGGGAGAAATGCAGGTACGACGAACGCTTCGCGGCCGCCCGCCCGAACGTCGCCAGCACCGCGGGGGTGAGCGTCGTCGAGGTGAGCACCGCGATCGCGACGGCGAGGATCGCGCCGGTCGCCATCGACGTCAGCACCGGGGTGTTGATCAGGTAGATGCCGGTGACGGAGGCGATGACGGTCATCCCCGACAGCAGCACCGCCAGCCCGGAGGTGGCCATCGCCGCGTCGGCGGCCTGCTGCGGGTCGCGGCCCGCGCGCAGCTCCTCGCGGAACCGCATCAGGATGAACAGTGAGTAGTCGACGGCCAGCGCGATCCCGAACATCGACACCGTCGACGCGACGAACACCGACATCGTCGTGATCGTCGACAACAGGTAGACCAGCCCCATCGTGACGGCCACCGTGCACACGCCGAGCAGCAGGGGCATCGCGGCGGCGGCCAGCGATCCGAACACCGCGAGCAGCACGATCAGCACGATCGGCAGGTTCCACTGTTCGGCCTGGGCGATGTCGGTCTTGATCGCCTGCGAGGCCGCCGCCCCCAGCGCCCCCTGGCCGATCACGTACATCCTGACCTTGCCGTCGCGGAACTCGCCGGGCTCCTCGCCGTCGATGCCGATGCGGTTGCGCAGGTCCTTCGCCACGTCGGTGGCGCCGGTGTTGTTGAAATCCAGCGACAGCGTGATCACGTACGGCCGGTCCGGCTGCGGCGCGGGCTGCTGTGGGTTGGGGGTGATGGTGACGCTGGGCACCTGGGCGGCGATCTGCTCCAGATGGGCGACGGCCGCGTTCATGTCGTCGTAGGAGGCGTCGGCGCGCGGGGCGGCGACCAGCGCCAGGGGGGAGGCACCCTGGTCGGGGAAGTGATCCTCGAGTTCGTACTGCACGTGCAGCGACTGCGAACCCTCCACCTCGAACCCGCCACCGGTCAGATTCGACGAGTGGTTCACGGCGAGGTAGATCGACGGGATCAGGAGCAGCAGCCAGGCGCCGAAAACCGCCCAGCGGAATCTGCGCAGGTTGCTGCTCAAGCGCATCATGAACTGCTGGATGGCGTCTCCTGAATGATCTTCCTGGCGGTTCCCGGCCTGTCGAGCGAGAGCGTACCCCAGCGTGCGGTAGGGTACTGCGCTCTCAACTCAGCTGCGAGCAACCTGTAACCAAGCCTTTAACCTGCTCTAATTCGTTCTCGCCGGGTAGGTCCTCGCCGTTACGGCGACCGCTGGATTGGCGGCCGCCGCGGCGCTGATGGCAGGATGACCGTCGGCTGTCCATGCGTCGGGGGACCTACAGGGACGTCCGCCGAGGCCCTTGTGTTTCCCGGCGGGATGTCCGAACCTGCCGAGGAGTGCCATGAAGTCGATCGTCCTGCGCCGAAGCCTCTACGCCGCCTTCGCCGTGACCGCCGCGGGCGGTGCGGCCGTCACGGCGCTGACCCTGCCCGCGACACCGGCGACCGCGGCACCGGACCCGTGCGCGGCCAGCCAGGTCGCCAAGACCGTGGCCGCGGTGGCCACCAACACGTCGAACTACCTGGCCGCCAACCCGGAGACCGATCAGGCGCTCACCACCATCTCCCAGCAGCAGGCCGGGCCGGCCTCGCTGGCGTCGTTGAAGGCGTACTTCGACGCCAACCCCGAGGTCGCCGCCGACATGCAGAAGTTGCAGCAGCCGCTGGCGAATCTGTCCGGGCGGTGCAAGCTTCCGGTCACCATCCCGCAGGTGCTGGGTCTGATGCAGGCCGCACAGCAGCAGGGCGGCGCGGCGCTGCCCGCGGCGGGCGCGGTATCGCCGGCGTCGAGTGCACCGGCGACCGGGGCGACGCAGGGCGCGGGCGCGCTGCCCGGGCCGGGGGCCTCCCCCTACCGCTGAACCCGTGGCCGCGCACACCGCCGCGCAATGATCATCATCCGGCGGCCGGTTTCGGACTTTTTCCCTGCTCTTTGCGGGTAAGGGAGGAAACTCCCTGTGAGTTCTGATTAGCTGTGTGGTGGCGATAACCATCGTGGTTTCGGCCTCTCACTCAGATGAAGGAGCATGTCCATGTTGCTTCCTGCCCGTACCGCACGTCGTGTGGTAGCTGGTGCGGCCGGCGCCGGCGCGCTTGCCGGCGCGATGTTGTTCGGCGCGATCCCGGCCGCGATGGCCCAGCCGGCTCCGCCGCCGCCTCCGCCGCCGAACTGCACCGCCGCCGATCTGGCCGGAGTGGCCGCCGGGGTGTCCGCGTCGACCTCCGCGTACCTGTTCACCCACCCGCCGGTGAACGACTTCTTCACCAGCCTCGAGGGTCAGCCCCGGGATCAGATCCGTACCCAGGTCGAGGACTACCTCAACGCCAACCCGCAGGTGAAGGCCGATCTCACGGGGATCCGTCAGCCGCTGGTCGATCTGAAGAACCGTTGCGGCACCGCGACGGTGCCTGACGACGACGGCACCCCGTAGCCCGCGTGCGGGCTGGATCCGGGGATCAGCCCGAGCACGCAGCGCATGACACCACGGGTCGCACCGTGCTGATGGTCGACGACGACCCCGATGTGCGCACGTCCGTCGCGCGCGGACTGCGCCATTCGGGGTTCGACGTGCGCGTCGCCGCGGACGGCAAGGAAGCGTTGAGGTTGCTGTCCGCCGAATCGCACGACGCCCTGGTGCTCGACGTGCAGATGCCGGAACTCGACGGTGTCGCCGTGGTGACTGCGCTGCGCGCGCTCGGCAACGACATCCCCATCTGCGTGCTGTCGGCGCGCGACACCGTCAACGACCGCATCGCCGGTCTCGAGGCGGGCGCCGACGACTACCTCACCAAACCGTTCGACCTCGGCGAGTTGGTGGCCCGGTTGCATGCGCTGCTGCGCCGGGCCAGCCACTCCGACCGGCCGTCGGACACCATGACCGTCGGGCCGCTGACCATCGACACCGCGCGGCGTCTGGTGTTCGTCGACGGGGAACGGGTGGACCTGACCAAGCGGGAGTTCGACCTGCTCGCCGTCCTCGCCGAGAACAACGGTGTGGTGCTGTCGCGTCAGCGGCTGCTGGAGCTGGTGTGGGGGTACGACTTCGACGTCGACACCAATGTGGCCGACGTGTTCATCTCCTATCTGCGGCGCAAACTCGAACGCGACGGGTTGCCGCGGGTGATCCACACCGTTCGCGGGATCGGATACGTGCTGCGGGACGAGCCCTGACGTCGTGTGGTTGCCGCGCCTCTTTCGTTCTGCTTCGCTGCGCACCCGGGTGGCCGTGGCGTCGGCGGCCGCGGCGTCGGCCGTCGTAGCCGCGTTCACGATCCTCACGTCGGTGGTGCTGGCCAACAACGACGCCGCCCAGCTGGACCGCAGGCTCGATTCGATCGTCGATGCGAGCATGTATCCCGAACAGCTGCAGGATCCCCGTCGTGGCGTACTGACGACGGGACGGTCCCGCTCCACGGGGCAGGTCGTGTTCCAGCGCGGTTTCCAGCTGCCCAACCTGCCACCGGGCACCACGACCGTCGAGGTCAACGGTGTGGAGTACCGGGTCCGCACCCTCGCCGTCGACCAGGAGGGCGGGGTGCTGGTGTCGATCGGCATCCGTGCCGACAGCATCCTGCTCAGCCGCGGCCGGATCCCGGAGTACGTGCTCGTGGGGTTGGTAACGGTGCTGATCGCCGGCGGGCTGGGCTGGGTGCTCGCCGGCCCCGCGATCCGGCCGCTGCGCAAGCTCACCGAGCAGACCTCCAAACTCGGCAAGGACACCGACGAGATGCCGGAGGTGCGCGGGGCGCGTGAGGCCGAGGAACTCTCGGAGGCGATGTCGGCGATGCTGCGCCGGCTGGCCGCCGCACAGCAGGCGACCACCAACTCGCTGCAGGCGGCGCAGGATTTCGCCGCCAACGCCGCCCACGAACTGCGCACCCCGCTGACCGCGATGCGCGCGGACCTGGACACGCTGCGGATCCACGACCTGCCCGAGGACGAACGCGCCGAGGTGGTCGCGGACCTGTCGCGGGCGCAGCGCCGGGTCGAGGCGATCATCACCGCGTTGGGGCAGTTGGCGTCGGGTCAGCTGGCGCAGGCCGCGGACCGGGAACTGATCGACGTGACCGACACCCTCGACCGGGTCGCGCGGGAGAACATGCGCTCGGCTCCGCAGGTCGAGATCGTGGTCGAGGCCGACGATCTCGGGACCGTGTGGGGGTGGCCGGACGGGTTGCGGCTCGCCGTCGACAATCTGGTGCGCAATGCGATCGCCCACGGCGAGGCGAACCGGGTGGTGCTCACCGCGCAGCGCAGCAACGGGTGGCTCACCATCGTCGTCGACGACGACGGTCGCGGCCTGCCCGCCGAGGAGCACCAGACGGTTCTGGGCCGGTTCCGCCGGGGCAGCACCGCGGCGCCGGGCGGGTCCGGGCTGGGGCTGGCGCTCGTCGTCCAGCAAGCCGAATTGCACGGCGGCACAATCGAATTGAGCGACAGTCCGCTGGGTGGATTGCGCGCGACGCTCACCGTGTCCGCCTCACCGGAGCACAGCGAACCTCAGCTGCGCTGAATCTGCCTGCGCCGCAACGCGGTGACGGCGCCGCGCCAGCCGAGCAGCAGCAGCGCCGTCACCAGTGACGCCACGATGACGAAGCTGAACGCGACACCCTGGCCGCTCAGTTTGCGCAGCACCATGCCGACCGCGATCGTGCAGAGCCACACCAGAACCCCGGTCGGGGTGAGCGCCAGCGGCCGCCGCCACGCCCTGGCCGCCAGCCACCCGACGGCGGTGCCGGCGAGGAACGGCCACGAGGTCTCGGCGATCCCGGCGACCGTCAGGCCTTCGGCGTGGCTCCGGCGCCCGATCGTGCAGAAGATCACGACGCAGACCAGATCCGTCAGCAGGGCGACGACGGTGATGCGGCGGTCAGGCATGGTTGTCACGTCCGTTTCGGTGGTGCGGGTCGACGCCGTGGTCGGCATCGGGGTCGAGGTGGCTCTCGGTGCGGAACATGAAGAAGAACACCACCCACCCGATGGCGGCGAGGAAGATCCAGCTGACGAGCCGGTAGATCAGCATCGCCGAGATGGCGCCGGCGAGCGTCATCCCGCTCGACACCAGACCCGGAACCAGCACGGCCTCCACCACCAGCAGCCCGCCCGGCATGAGCGGGATGGTGCCGACCGCGCGGGCGGCCGCGTACGCGACGGTGAGGCCGGCCAGTGAGGGATGGCCGCCCGCGGCGTAACAGGCGAAGGCCAGACAGGCGACGTCGGCGATCCAGTTGAACAGCGACCAGCCGAACGCCATCCCCAGGTCGCGGCGACCCAGCTGGACCGACTCCAGCTGCCGGAGCAGCTCGCGCCACTTCGTCAACCCGGTGTCGGCGGGCTTGCCGCGCAGCGAGTTGAACCGCGACAGCAGCCGCGCGCCGATGCCGTCGATCAGCTCGGGGCGGCCGGCGACGGCCTGTGCGAGCACCAGCAGCGCGGCGAATCC is a window from the Mycolicibacterium litorale genome containing:
- a CDS encoding DUF3054 domain-containing protein, with amino-acid sequence MPTTASTRTTETDVTTMPDRRITVVALLTDLVCVVIFCTIGRRSHAEGLTVAGIAETSWPFLAGTAVGWLAARAWRRPLALTPTGVLVWLCTIAVGMVLRKLSGQGVAFSFVIVASLVTALLLLGWRGAVTALRRRQIQRS
- a CDS encoding response regulator transcription factor — protein: MVDDDPDVRTSVARGLRHSGFDVRVAADGKEALRLLSAESHDALVLDVQMPELDGVAVVTALRALGNDIPICVLSARDTVNDRIAGLEAGADDYLTKPFDLGELVARLHALLRRASHSDRPSDTMTVGPLTIDTARRLVFVDGERVDLTKREFDLLAVLAENNGVVLSRQRLLELVWGYDFDVDTNVADVFISYLRRKLERDGLPRVIHTVRGIGYVLRDEP
- a CDS encoding lysylphosphatidylglycerol synthase transmembrane domain-containing protein, with the protein product MSHDAPANDAKRGRADPEGSTRGKYWWVRWVIIAVAVVVLTVEVVLVRDQLAKAWKSLISANWWWVLAAVVASLASMHSFAQIQRTLLRSAGVHLQQWRSEAAYYAGNALSTTMPGGPVLSATFLYRQQRLWGASPVVASWQLVMSGVLQGVGLALLGLGGAFLLGASKNPLSLIFTLGGFAALLVLAQAVAGRPELIDGIGARLLSRFNSLRGKPADTGLTKWRELLRQLESVQLGRRDLGMAFGWSLFNWIADVACLAFACYAAGGHPSLAGLTVAYAAARAVGTIPLMPGGLLVVEAVLVPGLVSSGMTLAGAISAMLIYRLVSWIFLAAIGWVVFFFMFRTESHLDPDADHGVDPHHRNGRDNHA
- a CDS encoding heme-binding protein codes for the protein MLLPARTARRVVAGAAGAGALAGAMLFGAIPAAMAQPAPPPPPPPNCTAADLAGVAAGVSASTSAYLFTHPPVNDFFTSLEGQPRDQIRTQVEDYLNANPQVKADLTGIRQPLVDLKNRCGTATVPDDDGTP
- a CDS encoding MMPL family transporter, with the protein product MMRLSSNLRRFRWAVFGAWLLLLIPSIYLAVNHSSNLTGGGFEVEGSQSLHVQYELEDHFPDQGASPLALVAAPRADASYDDMNAAVAHLEQIAAQVPSVTITPNPQQPAPQPDRPYVITLSLDFNNTGATDVAKDLRNRIGIDGEEPGEFRDGKVRMYVIGQGALGAAASQAIKTDIAQAEQWNLPIVLIVLLAVFGSLAAAAMPLLLGVCTVAVTMGLVYLLSTITTMSVFVASTVSMFGIALAVDYSLFILMRFREELRAGRDPQQAADAAMATSGLAVLLSGMTVIASVTGIYLINTPVLTSMATGAILAVAIAVLTSTTLTPAVLATFGRAAAKRSSYLHFSRRPDTTQSRFWTRWTGWVMRRPWVAATAATVVLLSMAAPAWMMVLGNSMQRQFEPTHEIRGGVNAAAEALGPGALGPVRVLVTFPDGDSGTGSTAGKEPTLDAVRAEMTEAPNVASVSPAVFGDDGRSALLSAVLTVDPEDMGARETVDWMRANLPSAAGPNVSVDVGGPTALIKDFDDRVSQTQPLVFGFVSLIAFLMLLISIRSVFLALKGVLMTVLSVAAAYGSLVAVFQWGWLEPLGFERIPSLDSTIPPLVLAMTFGLSMDYEIFLLTRIRERFLQTGNTRDAVAYGVSTSARTITSAALIMIAVFIGFAFAGMPLVAQLGVACAVAIAVDATIVRLVLVPALMAMFDQWNWWLPAWLDRILPSVDFEKPLPKVQIDDLVIIPDDISALGPSGADLRGMVKSAARMKTLAPKTVTVADPLAFSGCQPIKQRMVARNGGDQTVKLRTGGGFRRPGRNGHADGNGSTVRTTLPVHPVTLWRGRLSVALDALETAQQTEAETERPPVERRSPVETTNVQLPTGDRLQIPTGAETLRLKSYLIMCRNSSRDYAEFADLVESMETQTAAVVLSGMDRYYCGQQPKKQWVATQLVRRLADPQPSDEHDAAISDPDAESDWALVRQRCLSVAVAMLEEAR
- a CDS encoding HAMP domain-containing sensor histidine kinase, whose protein sequence is MWLPRLFRSASLRTRVAVASAAAASAVVAAFTILTSVVLANNDAAQLDRRLDSIVDASMYPEQLQDPRRGVLTTGRSRSTGQVVFQRGFQLPNLPPGTTTVEVNGVEYRVRTLAVDQEGGVLVSIGIRADSILLSRGRIPEYVLVGLVTVLIAGGLGWVLAGPAIRPLRKLTEQTSKLGKDTDEMPEVRGAREAEELSEAMSAMLRRLAAAQQATTNSLQAAQDFAANAAHELRTPLTAMRADLDTLRIHDLPEDERAEVVADLSRAQRRVEAIITALGQLASGQLAQAADRELIDVTDTLDRVARENMRSAPQVEIVVEADDLGTVWGWPDGLRLAVDNLVRNAIAHGEANRVVLTAQRSNGWLTIVVDDDGRGLPAEEHQTVLGRFRRGSTAAPGGSGLGLALVVQQAELHGGTIELSDSPLGGLRATLTVSASPEHSEPQLR
- a CDS encoding hemophore, which produces MKSIVLRRSLYAAFAVTAAGGAAVTALTLPATPATAAPDPCAASQVAKTVAAVATNTSNYLAANPETDQALTTISQQQAGPASLASLKAYFDANPEVAADMQKLQQPLANLSGRCKLPVTIPQVLGLMQAAQQQGGAALPAAGAVSPASSAPATGATQGAGALPGPGASPYR